In the genome of bacterium, one region contains:
- a CDS encoding sigma factor-like helix-turn-helix DNA-binding protein yields MSEGTFEVALIGKIKHSKLYKLLREKGWSQAELARQLGVSQMTVSKWMLLKGYPRNENVLRKLMDLTGESPFDLFPQFMREDEWRERLAELPREWAVIREIQIKQLMGGKILALPSAEDEYAELEFEERLRETLNLQISQSLTPREGQILNMRFGLSGEREHTLREVGDAIGITRKRVHQIEIRALRKLRGFRHDGEKVSSPIAKLLDR; encoded by the coding sequence ATGTCGGAAGGTACGTTTGAGGTCGCGCTCATCGGTAAGATTAAGCACAGCAAGCTCTACAAGCTCCTGCGCGAGAAGGGTTGGAGTCAAGCGGAGCTTGCGCGACAGCTTGGCGTGAGTCAAATGACTGTTTCGAAGTGGATGCTCCTCAAGGGCTATCCACGGAACGAGAACGTGCTGCGCAAGTTGATGGACCTCACCGGCGAGTCACCGTTTGATTTGTTCCCGCAGTTCATGCGCGAGGACGAGTGGCGAGAGCGCCTCGCAGAACTGCCGCGCGAATGGGCAGTGATCCGCGAGATCCAAATCAAGCAGCTCATGGGCGGCAAAATACTCGCGCTGCCCTCGGCAGAAGATGAATATGCTGAGCTCGAGTTTGAAGAGCGTCTCCGGGAGACTCTTAATCTTCAAATCAGCCAGTCCCTCACCCCGCGCGAGGGACAAATTTTAAACATGCGCTTTGGACTAAGTGGAGAACGTGAGCACACACTCAGGGAGGTCGGCGACGCAATCGGCATCACACGGAAACGAGTGCACCAGATAGAAATCCGAGCTCTGAGAAAACTGCGCGGTTTCCGTCACGACGGGGAAAAGGTGTCGTCGCCCATTGCCAAGCTCCTCGATAGGTGA
- a CDS encoding polyribonucleotide nucleotidyltransferase, protein MHKREFSVEIGGKTLTAIFSDLAELADGSVMLRYGDTLVHATAVMSARPTNLDYLPLTVDYEERFYAAGQILGSRFIRREGRPSDEAILSGRVVDRTIRPLFDHHIRNDIQVIIMILSLGEHDPDVLAVNAASLALATSSIPWRGPVAAVRIGKGSDEGELMVNPTFSERGIVRPADSGEPLPCLFDLVACGRDGSINMIEVGACEAREESLGEALERAREELDRLQAWQESIVAEIGKEKQVLRVPEVPPALAALFDAEIAARLDGAVFAGAGKRSISALGETWTKLVAERLPDVAPALVRDYYDGQVNAIIHKEAIERGRRPDGRGLDEVRPLFAQAGGVSPLLHGTGIFYRGGTHVLSALTLGGPQDSLIIEGMEVQTKKRFVHHYNFPPFAPGETGRMGGANRRMIGHGALAEKALAPMIPPRETFPYTIRVVSEVMSSNGSTSMGSVSAATLALMDGGVPIRAPVTGIASGIMYESPERYALLTDIQGPEDEHGDMDFKVAGTNRGVTAVQMDVKVDGIPVSVLIEALEKARVARLKILETITAELAAPRSSLSPHAPMIEMMKIKPEQIGLVIGTGGKVVNEIRELTKTEIEIEDDGSVFITGKNDGPQRAREIIESMTREYLPGDRLQGTVSRIADFGAFVKIGPHSEGLVHVSEIAPWRVESVRDVLREGQEVPVMVKEPKEGGKISLSIKDADPNFLPEPPESGGGAQRGGPGGFSRRPPQRGRDERRDDRRRW, encoded by the coding sequence ATGCACAAGAGAGAATTTAGTGTGGAAATCGGCGGTAAGACGCTCACGGCAATCTTCTCCGATCTCGCGGAACTCGCGGACGGCTCGGTGATGCTGCGGTATGGCGACACACTGGTTCATGCCACGGCGGTGATGTCAGCGCGGCCGACCAATCTCGACTACTTGCCGCTCACTGTGGACTACGAGGAGCGGTTTTATGCTGCGGGGCAGATTCTCGGCAGCCGCTTCATCCGCCGCGAGGGGCGGCCGTCGGACGAGGCAATCCTCTCGGGCCGGGTGGTGGATCGGACGATTCGGCCGCTCTTTGACCACCACATCAGAAATGACATTCAGGTGATCATCATGATCCTCTCGCTCGGCGAGCACGACCCTGACGTGCTTGCGGTGAACGCCGCCTCGCTCGCACTTGCGACCTCAAGCATCCCCTGGCGCGGGCCGGTCGCCGCGGTGCGGATCGGGAAGGGGAGCGACGAGGGTGAGCTTATGGTGAATCCGACGTTTTCCGAGCGCGGCATTGTGCGACCGGCGGACAGCGGGGAGCCGCTGCCGTGCCTCTTCGATCTCGTCGCCTGCGGCCGCGATGGTTCCATCAACATGATTGAGGTCGGCGCGTGCGAGGCGCGTGAGGAGTCGCTCGGCGAGGCACTCGAGCGCGCGCGGGAGGAACTGGATCGCTTGCAGGCGTGGCAGGAGAGTATTGTCGCCGAGATTGGGAAGGAGAAGCAGGTACTCAGGGTGCCCGAGGTGCCTCCTGCTCTCGCGGCACTGTTTGACGCAGAGATCGCGGCGCGGCTTGACGGAGCAGTCTTTGCCGGAGCAGGCAAGCGCTCAATCAGCGCGCTTGGCGAGACGTGGACGAAACTTGTCGCAGAACGATTACCTGACGTCGCCCCGGCTCTCGTACGTGACTATTACGACGGGCAGGTAAATGCGATTATTCACAAAGAGGCAATCGAGCGCGGCAGGCGGCCCGATGGCCGCGGCCTCGACGAGGTTAGGCCACTCTTTGCTCAGGCAGGCGGGGTCTCGCCGCTCCTCCACGGCACCGGTATTTTCTACCGCGGCGGTACGCATGTGCTCTCGGCGCTCACTCTGGGGGGCCCACAAGACTCGCTCATCATTGAGGGAATGGAGGTGCAAACGAAAAAGCGTTTTGTGCATCACTATAACTTTCCACCGTTTGCCCCGGGTGAGACCGGGCGCATGGGGGGCGCGAATCGCCGCATGATCGGCCACGGCGCGCTCGCGGAGAAGGCGCTCGCCCCTATGATCCCGCCGCGCGAGACGTTTCCCTACACCATTCGCGTGGTCTCGGAGGTGATGAGCTCGAACGGCTCAACCTCGATGGGCTCGGTTTCTGCAGCGACACTTGCCCTGATGGATGGCGGGGTGCCGATTCGCGCGCCAGTCACCGGCATCGCCTCGGGCATCATGTATGAGTCACCCGAGCGCTACGCGCTTCTCACCGACATCCAGGGCCCGGAGGATGAGCACGGGGACATGGATTTCAAAGTCGCGGGTACAAACCGTGGCGTGACTGCGGTGCAAATGGACGTGAAAGTGGACGGCATTCCTGTTTCGGTGCTGATCGAGGCACTCGAGAAGGCGCGCGTGGCGCGGCTCAAAATCCTCGAGACGATTACGGCGGAGCTCGCCGCGCCGCGCTCGTCACTTTCGCCGCACGCGCCGATGATCGAGATGATGAAAATAAAGCCGGAGCAGATCGGGCTCGTGATCGGCACCGGCGGCAAGGTAGTCAACGAAATCCGCGAGCTCACGAAGACCGAAATCGAGATCGAGGACGACGGGTCGGTGTTTATCACCGGCAAGAATGACGGCCCGCAGCGCGCGCGGGAGATTATAGAGTCAATGACGCGGGAGTATCTGCCCGGGGATCGGCTTCAGGGCACGGTCTCGCGCATCGCAGACTTCGGCGCGTTTGTGAAAATCGGGCCGCACAGCGAGGGGTTGGTTCATGTCTCGGAGATCGCGCCGTGGCGCGTCGAGAGCGTGCGAGATGTGCTCCGTGAGGGGCAAGAAGTGCCGGTCATGGTGAAGGAGCCGAAGGAGGGCGGAAAAATTTCGCTTTCAATAAAAGACGCGGATCCTAATTTTCTCCCAGAGCCGCCGGAGAGTGGAGGCGGGGCGCAGCGCGGAGGCCCTGGCGGCTTTTCGCGCCGCCCGCCGCAGCGCGGACGCGACGAGCGCCGAGACGATAGACGGCGGTGGTGA
- a CDS encoding NYN domain-containing protein: MGATKYKYHRVGVFIDTQNLYHSAKNLYQARVNFGNVLKDAVAGRDLIRAIAYVISTESGEERAFFEALEKLGIETKVKDLQIFFDGSKKADWDVGMAVDIVKLAPRLDTIVIASGDGDFVPLVEYLKANQNQVEVVAFGKSASQRLRESADDFLDLSTKPERYVLGRGRARRRGRGGGSAVRESDE, translated from the coding sequence ATGGGAGCGACAAAGTACAAGTATCATCGCGTCGGCGTATTCATTGACACGCAAAATCTCTACCACAGCGCCAAAAACCTCTACCAGGCACGCGTCAATTTCGGGAACGTGCTCAAGGACGCCGTTGCCGGGCGGGATCTTATCCGCGCCATTGCCTACGTGATCAGCACTGAGAGTGGGGAAGAGCGGGCGTTTTTCGAGGCGCTTGAGAAGCTCGGTATTGAGACCAAAGTGAAGGATTTGCAGATATTTTTTGACGGATCGAAAAAGGCAGACTGGGACGTTGGCATGGCGGTTGATATCGTCAAACTTGCGCCGCGGCTCGATACGATCGTCATTGCCTCCGGAGACGGCGATTTCGTGCCGCTTGTCGAGTATTTGAAGGCAAATCAAAACCAGGTGGAGGTTGTCGCGTTCGGCAAGTCCGCCTCGCAGCGCCTGCGTGAGTCGGCGGACGACTTCCTCGATCTCTCCACAAAACCCGAGCGCTACGTGCTGGGCCGTGGGCGTGCTCGGCGGCGGGGGAGGGGAGGCGGCTCGGCGGTAAGGGAGAGTGACGAATAA
- the rpsO gene encoding 30S ribosomal protein S15, whose amino-acid sequence MLTKRKKQRVIKEAQIHEQDTGSAEVQIAVLSKRIEELASHLKRHNKDQHSRRGLLQMVANRRRHLSYLEKKNPRRYAAIAKKIGLIKKG is encoded by the coding sequence ATGCTTACGAAGCGGAAAAAACAGAGGGTGATCAAAGAGGCCCAAATTCACGAACAAGATACGGGGTCGGCGGAGGTGCAGATCGCCGTGCTCTCGAAGCGCATTGAAGAACTGGCCTCACATCTCAAACGGCACAACAAGGACCAACACTCACGCCGGGGCCTCCTCCAGATGGTTGCGAACCGCCGTCGTCATCTCTCCTATCTCGAGAAGAAGAATCCAAGGCGTTATGCGGCGATCGCGAAAAAAATAGGACTTATCAAAAAAGGTTAA
- a CDS encoding tyrosine-type recombinase/integrase, whose product MPNAQIHTLKRQFLEYLEIEKGRSLKTVRNYERYLERFFTFAGIESPVQITDDLVRRYRLALNRQRVQREKTTVNDSHEDEAGTIKKKTQNYYLIALRAFLKYLQRIDIVSLSAERIELARVPERELDLISFADLERLLRSPDGSDVKALRDRALLELLFSTGLRVSELCALNHDLDLTRDTFSVRGKGEKIRVVFLSETARIALRAYLGKRTDLAEPLFVSFSPASKNVAPRRLTSRSVERIVKHFATKSGISKKVTPHTMRHVFATDLLENGADIRSVQALLGHAHLATTQIYTHVTDTHLRDVHKAFHGKRRSR is encoded by the coding sequence ATGCCTAACGCACAAATCCATACGCTCAAACGTCAGTTTCTCGAATACCTCGAGATTGAAAAAGGCCGCAGTCTGAAGACGGTGCGTAACTACGAGCGCTATCTTGAACGCTTTTTTACTTTTGCGGGCATAGAAAGCCCTGTTCAAATAACAGACGACCTCGTGAGGCGCTACCGCCTCGCGCTCAATAGGCAACGGGTGCAAAGAGAGAAAACAACAGTAAACGACTCGCACGAAGACGAGGCGGGCACCATAAAGAAAAAAACCCAGAATTATTATCTCATCGCGCTCCGCGCATTCCTTAAATATCTCCAGCGCATCGACATCGTGTCGCTCTCGGCCGAGCGCATCGAGCTTGCTCGAGTCCCCGAGCGCGAGCTCGATTTAATCTCCTTTGCCGACCTTGAGCGCCTCCTCCGCTCTCCGGATGGAAGCGACGTCAAGGCGCTCCGCGACCGCGCCCTGCTTGAACTCCTCTTCTCAACCGGCCTGCGCGTCTCCGAGCTCTGCGCGCTCAATCACGATCTCGACCTCACGCGCGACACATTTTCCGTGCGCGGCAAGGGAGAAAAAATCCGTGTCGTCTTCCTCTCTGAGACCGCCCGCATCGCGCTCCGCGCCTACCTCGGAAAGCGAACCGATCTTGCCGAGCCGCTTTTCGTGAGCTTCTCCCCGGCATCAAAAAATGTCGCTCCGCGCCGTCTCACATCTCGCTCCGTGGAACGCATAGTCAAGCACTTCGCAACAAAATCCGGCATCTCGAAAAAGGTAACCCCTCATACAATGAGGCATGTTTTTGCGACCGACCTCCTTGAAAACGGTGCCGACATTCGCTCGGTGCAAGCCCTCCTCGGCCACGCGCATCTCGCCACCACCCAAATCTATACCCACGTCACCGACACCCACCTGCGGGACGTGCACAAAGCATTCCACGGCAAACGGCGGTCAAGATAA
- the dnaN gene encoding DNA polymerase III subunit beta codes for MKFITTQNKLNDALSRAARVTVRSATLPILSCILLEAEKDVVVVRSSNLDLGVEIRFPARVEKPGTAAVSGSILSNFVSLCRDDRGIAFSLGDGDLVVSGGGRTARIRRVPHEEFPVMPQVRDGSSILLPVADLLRALRSVAYSASLTTLKPELASIFLKYSGGSLVCAATDAFRLAEKRLRLKKEMSFDTFLLPAKSAADIVRIFDGLDGDAVLVVDKNQCSISCGDIYLTSRLIDGVFPDYEQFMPTGRQTEVVVLRQDFLNALKATSIFSDQFHQVSMRISPVEGVFEVETKNTDVGAHTELLQATLEGDEVAMRFNGRYLMDPLQAINSDSLILRFNGAEKPVVLSGVGDQSFRYLVMPMNR; via the coding sequence ATGAAATTTATTACGACACAAAACAAACTAAATGACGCACTGTCTCGAGCAGCTCGCGTGACCGTGCGCAGCGCTACACTTCCAATACTCTCGTGCATACTCCTTGAGGCGGAAAAAGATGTTGTGGTCGTCCGGTCGAGCAACCTCGATCTTGGAGTCGAGATTCGGTTTCCGGCGCGCGTCGAGAAGCCCGGGACCGCCGCCGTCTCCGGATCGATCCTCAGTAATTTTGTCTCACTCTGCCGTGATGACCGCGGAATTGCATTCTCGCTTGGAGACGGCGATCTGGTGGTTTCCGGCGGCGGCAGGACTGCGCGTATTAGGAGGGTTCCTCATGAGGAGTTTCCGGTAATGCCGCAAGTCCGCGACGGCTCCAGTATCCTGCTTCCTGTTGCGGACTTACTGCGGGCATTGCGCTCTGTCGCCTACAGCGCATCGCTCACAACATTGAAGCCAGAACTCGCGAGTATTTTTCTCAAATACAGCGGCGGCTCTCTTGTATGTGCCGCAACGGACGCGTTTCGTCTCGCTGAGAAGCGGCTCCGGCTCAAAAAGGAAATGTCGTTCGATACGTTTCTCCTTCCCGCAAAGAGCGCGGCGGACATAGTGCGTATATTTGACGGACTCGACGGAGACGCAGTTCTCGTGGTGGATAAAAATCAGTGCAGTATTTCCTGTGGCGACATCTACCTCACCAGCAGACTTATTGACGGCGTGTTTCCCGACTATGAGCAATTTATGCCGACGGGGAGACAGACTGAAGTGGTGGTGCTGCGTCAGGACTTCCTCAATGCGCTCAAGGCAACGAGTATTTTCTCAGACCAATTTCACCAGGTGAGTATGCGGATTAGTCCGGTCGAGGGAGTGTTTGAGGTTGAGACCAAGAATACCGACGTCGGCGCGCACACCGAGCTCCTTCAGGCGACGCTCGAGGGCGATGAGGTCGCGATGCGCTTCAACGGCCGCTACCTTATGGACCCGCTACAGGCGATTAATTCAGACAGTTTGATTCTCCGCTTTAATGGTGCCGAAAAACCGGTCGTGCTCTCCGGCGTCGGCGATCAGTCGTTCCGCTACCTCGTGATGCCGATGAATAGGTGA
- the dnaA gene encoding chromosomal replication initiator protein DnaA — MDLRETWNSILVEIELSVSPATFNTWFKDASLVTYDGGVATVGIPNEFVRQWIVEKHHKTLLRLLRERIEGVRSIEYIIVGSQHRVNQTTTPVSSHINGKNIAQELPFAEYYVSKEDNLNPRYTFETFVIGSFNELAHAASQAVIKKPGVAYNPLFIYGNTGRGKTHLIQAIGNALKRAHAKERVYYITSEQFATEYVDSLQNGTAGKFKEKYRGYNTVLIDDIQFFSKKEKIQEELFHLYNTMHDSNRQVIFSSDTHPSQLPDIESRLLSRFAAGMVVEITEPDYESRMLIIRKKMQGANAPVSEDVITTLADSITANIRELEGAMNSILCEAKLHDRAPNLLDVKQYIKNNVRPKKTMAAAEVIKTIASYYGIEESSIYEKTRRKEVVKPRQVIMYILREDFQTSYPTIGQRLGGRDHTTVIHSCDKVKEGIKTNMEFAQEINQIRAILK, encoded by the coding sequence ATGGATCTCCGCGAAACATGGAATAGTATTCTCGTAGAAATCGAGCTCTCCGTATCACCGGCGACGTTCAACACTTGGTTCAAAGACGCCTCGCTCGTAACATACGATGGTGGGGTCGCTACGGTTGGCATTCCGAATGAATTTGTACGACAGTGGATTGTTGAGAAGCACCACAAAACACTCTTACGCCTTCTTAGGGAGCGAATTGAAGGCGTACGCTCGATTGAGTACATTATTGTCGGGTCGCAGCATAGAGTTAATCAAACGACAACGCCTGTATCCTCTCATATAAACGGCAAAAATATTGCACAAGAGCTCCCGTTTGCCGAATATTATGTGAGTAAAGAGGATAATTTGAATCCTCGTTATACATTTGAAACATTCGTTATCGGCTCATTTAACGAACTCGCTCATGCCGCATCGCAGGCAGTAATCAAAAAGCCCGGTGTCGCCTATAATCCACTCTTTATCTACGGAAACACTGGCCGGGGGAAAACACACCTCATTCAGGCAATCGGAAACGCGCTTAAACGCGCCCATGCAAAGGAGCGGGTCTACTATATCACCTCGGAGCAATTTGCCACGGAATACGTTGACTCGCTCCAGAACGGCACCGCAGGGAAATTCAAAGAGAAATACCGTGGCTACAACACGGTACTTATAGACGACATTCAATTCTTTTCAAAAAAAGAGAAGATACAAGAAGAGCTCTTTCACCTCTACAACACCATGCACGACAGTAATAGGCAGGTAATCTTTTCCTCCGATACCCATCCAAGCCAGCTTCCGGACATTGAGTCGCGACTCCTGTCGCGATTTGCTGCTGGGATGGTTGTTGAGATCACGGAACCGGACTATGAATCGCGTATGCTCATCATCAGAAAAAAGATGCAAGGCGCGAATGCTCCTGTGTCTGAAGATGTGATTACCACACTTGCGGACTCTATTACAGCAAACATCCGCGAGCTTGAAGGCGCAATGAATTCGATCCTCTGCGAGGCAAAACTTCACGACCGCGCCCCAAACCTTCTCGATGTAAAGCAATATATTAAGAACAACGTCCGGCCGAAGAAAACAATGGCTGCGGCAGAGGTTATTAAAACAATCGCGTCATATTACGGCATTGAAGAATCGTCAATATACGAAAAAACACGCCGGAAAGAGGTCGTCAAACCGCGGCAGGTCATTATGTACATTCTCCGGGAGGATTTCCAAACTTCCTACCCCACCATCGGGCAGCGGCTTGGCGGACGCGACCACACCACAGTTATCCACTCCTGTGACAAGGTAAAAGAAGGGATAAAAACAAATATGGAATTCGCACAGGAAATAAACCAGATCAGAGCAATTTTGAAATAA
- the rpmH gene encoding 50S ribosomal protein L34: protein MKGTYQPKRRKRARTHGFRARSSTPGGRAVLVRRRRKGRARVAV from the coding sequence ATGAAAGGCACCTATCAACCAAAACGACGCAAACGAGCGCGCACGCATGGATTTCGCGCACGCAGCAGCACACCCGGAGGCAGAGCGGTTTTGGTGCGGCGTCGGCGTAAGGGGCGGGCAAGGGTTGCGGTGTAG
- a CDS encoding ribonuclease P protein component, with protein sequence MLPKKHRLTRAQVAEIVRRGTAFHSPHLTLRVLPSPDGSYRFGFAAGKKVSRGAVGRNRLRRRGYGALERLLPASPPRLEGIFFFKPGSLALTPSELNVEIESLLKRILSR encoded by the coding sequence ATGCTTCCAAAAAAACACCGGCTTACCAGAGCGCAGGTTGCGGAGATTGTGAGGCGTGGGACGGCCTTCCACTCACCGCATCTCACCCTACGCGTTTTACCGTCCCCTGACGGCTCCTACCGCTTTGGTTTTGCGGCCGGTAAAAAGGTCTCACGAGGTGCAGTTGGTCGCAATCGGCTGCGCCGCCGCGGTTACGGAGCGCTTGAGCGCCTGCTCCCCGCTTCCCCGCCGCGTCTTGAGGGCATTTTTTTCTTTAAGCCCGGCTCTCTTGCGCTCACGCCGAGCGAGCTCAACGTGGAAATAGAGTCTCTTCTTAAGCGAATACTGTCGCGGTAG
- a CDS encoding YidC/Oxa1 family membrane protein insertase, whose product MIGSLFNTLLYQPFYNGLVFLISVIPGGDVGVAVIVLTIAVKLGLFSLSYRSIISQQRLKELGPELERIKTQFKNDKQRQAMETMALYRREGVNPLSTILSLLLQIPVVLALYFVFVKAGLPAINHELLYDFLAEPGVISLSLLGLIDISKKSVILAVLAGATQYLQARLMTPQAPQGEPRDGERSLKDELARSLQLQMKYVFPALIGFFAYNFGGAVALYFAASNAFAIGQEMYVKRARERESGK is encoded by the coding sequence ATGATAGGATCGCTCTTTAATACCCTCCTCTACCAACCTTTCTACAACGGGTTGGTTTTTTTGATTTCCGTTATCCCCGGGGGCGATGTTGGCGTCGCAGTTATCGTACTTACTATCGCAGTAAAACTCGGCCTGTTTTCACTCTCCTACCGCTCGATTATATCGCAACAACGCTTGAAAGAGCTTGGACCGGAGCTCGAGCGCATTAAGACGCAGTTTAAGAACGATAAACAACGCCAGGCCATGGAGACCATGGCGCTCTATCGGCGGGAAGGCGTCAATCCTCTCTCGACGATTCTCTCACTCCTCCTCCAGATACCGGTGGTATTGGCGCTTTACTTCGTTTTTGTCAAGGCTGGGCTCCCCGCGATCAATCACGAGCTCCTCTACGACTTCCTTGCCGAGCCGGGGGTTATTTCCCTCTCGCTCCTCGGGCTTATTGATATTTCAAAAAAAAGCGTTATACTTGCCGTGCTTGCTGGAGCGACGCAGTACCTCCAGGCGCGGCTTATGACGCCGCAGGCACCACAGGGCGAGCCGCGGGATGGGGAGCGCTCGCTCAAAGACGAGCTCGCGCGGAGTCTCCAGCTTCAGATGAAGTATGTGTTTCCCGCCCTCATTGGTTTTTTTGCATATAATTTCGGCGGTGCCGTCGCGCTCTATTTTGCGGCGAGCAACGCGTTCGCCATCGGGCAGGAGATGTATGTGAAGCGGGCTCGGGAACGGGAAAGTGGAAAGTAG
- a CDS encoding R3H domain-containing nucleic acid-binding protein, translating into MDPQTIKQLIEEVLGKLCVSCDSVELTEDAATKRRQFSITSSDSNLLIGTRGENLAALNHIVRALARRHGGDEDDELNFSIDVNNYRRSRVEAVLTEAREAAERARLFLRPIELSPMSSYERLVVHSFFSDVPDVTTESFGEGRFRRVVVKCATGEESNG; encoded by the coding sequence ATGGACCCTCAAACAATCAAACAACTCATCGAAGAGGTCCTCGGGAAACTCTGTGTTTCCTGCGATTCTGTCGAGCTCACAGAAGACGCCGCGACGAAACGGCGGCAATTTTCAATAACGAGCAGCGACTCAAATCTCTTGATTGGCACTAGGGGCGAGAACCTCGCGGCGTTGAACCACATTGTCCGGGCGCTTGCGCGTCGGCATGGCGGCGACGAAGACGACGAGCTCAACTTTTCGATAGACGTCAATAATTATCGCCGCTCTCGCGTGGAGGCGGTGCTTACCGAGGCGCGCGAGGCGGCGGAGCGCGCTAGACTCTTCTTGCGTCCAATCGAACTCTCCCCCATGAGCTCCTACGAGCGTCTGGTCGTCCACTCGTTCTTTAGCGACGTACCAGATGTCACCACCGAGTCATTCGGCGAAGGCAGGTTTCGGCGAGTGGTGGTGAAGTGCGCGACAGGCGAGGAGAGTAATGGCTAA
- a CDS encoding GspE/PulE family protein → MAKTTSDEKQKNQGVDARTFSAAEELKDAMIAEAVMNKASDVHIDPTEQHLLIRFRIDGVLHVWTRRPQDEYDTFISHLKVLSGLDIAHRATPQEGYFAWVAPSSTSAAVASGARVLAVRSSFFPTVHGEAVVLRLLNRVESFLNLSDLGFGAEDLGLVRSISRRSHGMVLVSGPAGTGKTTTLYSILRELAGESRTIITLEDPVEYYLDFVRQSQVSPHTGYTFAVGIRSILRQDPDSIMVGEIRDYETAENAIRASLTGRLLLSTLHANSAIGTITRLIDMKIERDMVAYALSGVIGQRLVKKICGSCREAYQPSEEIRSSLGIDRGASIVHGAGCEVCFDTGYSSRVGIFEVLDVDGELQRMIINNASAAEIEEVAHKKGLKTLREDGLKKVYAGITTPEEVLRASM, encoded by the coding sequence ATGGCAAAAACCACTTCAGACGAAAAACAAAAAAATCAAGGCGTGGACGCGCGAACGTTTTCTGCGGCGGAGGAGCTCAAAGACGCGATGATCGCAGAGGCGGTCATGAATAAGGCTTCGGACGTCCACATCGACCCAACAGAGCAACATCTCTTGATTCGCTTCCGCATTGACGGTGTGCTCCATGTATGGACAAGACGGCCGCAAGACGAATATGATACTTTTATCTCCCACCTCAAAGTGCTCAGTGGTCTTGATATCGCGCACCGTGCGACACCCCAAGAGGGCTACTTCGCATGGGTGGCACCGTCCAGCACAAGTGCCGCGGTGGCCTCAGGAGCTCGCGTGCTTGCGGTTCGCTCCTCGTTCTTCCCGACGGTCCATGGCGAGGCGGTGGTGCTCCGACTTCTCAATCGCGTTGAGTCGTTCCTCAACCTCTCGGATCTTGGCTTCGGTGCTGAGGATCTCGGCCTGGTGCGATCAATCTCCCGCCGATCGCACGGCATGGTACTCGTCTCGGGTCCGGCGGGTACCGGAAAGACAACGACGCTCTATTCAATCCTCCGTGAGCTCGCGGGGGAGAGCCGTACGATTATCACACTCGAGGATCCAGTCGAATACTATCTCGATTTTGTACGCCAGAGCCAGGTCTCGCCACACACGGGCTACACCTTTGCTGTCGGCATACGCTCAATCCTACGCCAAGACCCGGACAGCATCATGGTCGGCGAAATCCGCGATTATGAAACCGCGGAAAATGCAATCCGCGCATCGCTCACTGGTCGGCTCCTCCTCTCGACGCTCCATGCGAACTCGGCCATAGGCACCATCACGCGGCTTATAGACATGAAAATAGAGCGGGATATGGTTGCGTATGCGCTCTCCGGCGTCATTGGGCAGCGCCTGGTAAAAAAAATCTGCGGGTCGTGCCGCGAGGCGTACCAACCATCTGAGGAAATACGAAGCTCTTTGGGGATCGATCGGGGCGCGAGTATCGTCCACGGCGCTGGCTGTGAGGTGTGCTTCGATACCGGCTACAGCAGCCGTGTAGGTATCTTCGAGGTGCTTGATGTCGATGGCGAGCTCCAGCGCATGATAATCAATAACGCCTCAGCCGCAGAAATCGAAGAGGTGGCGCACAAGAAGGGCCTCAAGACGCTTCGCGAAGACGGACTCAAAAAGGTCTACGCCGGCATCACGACGCCAGAGGAGGTGCTGCGGGCGAGTATGTAG
- a CDS encoding YraN family protein has product MAESTRTQKQEVGKLGEDVACRYLTQRGFRIIERNFLRKWGEIDIIASRNDLLHFIEVKTVSSVFGTDGSDSIDAYRPEENVHPRKLKRLARAVATYLAGRKDDPEWQFGVIAVLLDRGAKKARIRYLEDIVL; this is encoded by the coding sequence GTGGCTGAGTCAACGCGAACGCAGAAGCAGGAGGTGGGAAAACTCGGTGAGGATGTCGCATGTCGCTATCTGACTCAGCGCGGGTTCCGGATTATTGAGCGTAATTTTCTCCGAAAGTGGGGGGAGATCGACATTATTGCGTCGAGAAATGACCTGCTCCACTTTATCGAGGTGAAGACGGTTTCGAGCGTCTTTGGTACGGATGGCAGCGACAGTATTGACGCCTATCGTCCTGAAGAAAACGTCCACCCGAGAAAGCTCAAACGACTCGCACGAGCAGTAGCAACGTATTTGGCGGGAAGGAAGGACGACCCGGAATGGCAGTTTGGTGTCATCGCGGTATTGCTCGATCGCGGTGCAAAAAAGGCGCGGATACGCTATCTTGAGGACATTGTCCTATAG